The following are from one region of the Plodia interpunctella isolate USDA-ARS_2022_Savannah chromosome 25, ilPloInte3.2, whole genome shotgun sequence genome:
- the glu gene encoding structural maintenance of chromosomes protein 4 isoform X2 — MLRSHGIDLDHNRFLILQGEVEQIAMMKPKAQTEHESGMLEYLEDIIGTSRYKEPIEKLSVKVEEYTEMRKEKLNRVRLVEQEKQKLEQPMREAVEQMNLTNTMLRTRNMLLQKYIHETNKIIDNKEKEMDELKQNLNAIDEKLNKIKDELHEKTTVLKNGTQKYDDLQKQKDEISEKLQQYKKQTVSVVADTTQGNKKKKNLQQLLAQEKGKLVDLELVPDKNKREIEECEKLLEKHEKNKKQAEEELETVMAGVRSKTQGLQETKDRLQAKLIDLKKIVDEANKQYKLAESELKIYLSTEQKESEKLEKIKEAYEKAQSDLEDKKALQEELSTTVPLKEKQLQEIQTKLQTLKKEEATVSSEARSLRAQLEESRQAMSANKSRGRVLDALMKEKQRGNLPGVFGRLGDLGGIDAKYDVAISTCCGPLDNIVCDTVETAQACVEFLKRHDIGRATFIALDKQQHLKQYYERNVTYPENAPRLFDLVKLKDLRVQPAFYFALRDTLVANDLEQATRISYGTTRYRVVTLKGDVIEIAGTMSGGGRSAARGRLCSAGAGGGGRDPALLQDKENKLNSLEMRLTELRNEQVNLEDSVVSLQRSTREGKTTLHKLNVELNSLTEQLPVLKNQIKHQEVKASSSKVDSKHKAKLEAALKIAEEKLDNAKHDAGEVEKEVHGVDAQISAVAGGKVKDLQKNVDELTKKIDKVSTEITKLRVAINTSIRNAKKSKDKINLMEADLSETEKNLENLNNQKKQLTLDTAQLQKKFDELEEQINEGIGEFSELKQEIAKLQSKENKIKSERLEANNAVDKMSKTILDCRSKAPMWDKELKTLKLEDPGLDGIPGIERPSPLDKHTAEELEESSVEELRNRLAAQKTRLGDAKPNIQAIQDYKTKEELYIKRAAELDEITTKRNEMRALYDQLRKKRTTDFLCGFNTITSKLKEMYQMITLGGDAELELVDSLDPFTEGIIFSVRPPNKSWKNISNLSGGEKTLSSLALVFALHYYKPTPLYVMDEIDAALDFKNVSIVANYIKERTRNAQFIIISLRYNMFEVSNRLVGIYKTEDCTKSVTIENKVPEHVNDVAG, encoded by the exons GGCGAGGTGGAGCAGATAGCGATGATGAAGCCCAAAGCGCAGACTGAACACGAGTCAGGCATGCTCGAATATCTGGAGGACATCATCGGCACGTCTAGATATAAG gAACCAATAGAGAAGCTGTCAGTCAAAGTGGAGGAATACACAGAGATGCGAAAGGAGAAGTTAAATAGAGTGCGCCTGGTGGAACAAGAGAAGCAGAAGCTGGAGCAGCCAATGAGAGAAGCGGTGGAACAGATGAACCTGACCAACACTATGCTGCGGACTAGGAATATGCTGCTGCAGAAGTATAT acacgaaacaaacaaaataatcgaCAACAAGGAAAAGGAAATGGACGAATTGAAACAGAACTTGAACGCAATAGACGAAAAGTTGAACAAGATCAAAGATGAGTTGCATGAGAAAACTACTGTACTCAAAAATGGCACACA AAAATATGACGACCTTCAAAAACAGAAGGACGAGATATCGGAGAAGTTGCAGCAGTATAAGAAGCAAACAGTCTCAGTAGTAGCGGACACCACTCAGGggaataagaagaagaagaatttgcAGCAATTGCTGGCGCAGGAGAAGGGGAAACTTGTTGACTTAGAGCTG GTGCCCGATAAAAACAAGCGAGAAATCGAAGAGTGTGAGAAACTGCTAGAGAAACACGAGAAGAACAAGAAACAAGCTGAAGAAGAGCTAGAAACTGTCATGGCGGGTGTTAG gtCCAAAACCCAAGGTCTGCAAGAGACCAAAGACAGACTACAAGCCAAACTAATTGACTTGAAGAAGATAGTGGACGAGGCGAATAAGCAGTACAAGTTGGCGGAATCAGAACTGAAAATATACTTGAGCACAGAACAGAAGGAGAGTGAGAAGTTAGAAAAGATAAAGGAGGCGTATGAGAAGGCGCAGAGTGATTTGGAAGATAAGAAAGC GTTACAAGAAGAGTTATCAACCACGGTGCCTTTAAAAGAGAAACAGTTGCAAGAGATCCAGACCAAACTGCAGACTTTGAAGAAAGAGGAGGCCACGGTGTCGAGTGAAGCCAGATCGTTGAG AGCTCAGTTAGAAGAATCGAGACAAGCAATGAGCGCGAACAAATCCAGAGGCAGAGTTCTAGACGCGCTCATGAAGGAGAAACAGCGAGGCAACTTGCCCGGAGTGTTTGGAAGATTG GGAGACCTCGGTGGTATAGACGCGAAATACGACGTCGCAATATCCACCTGTTGTGGCCCTTTGGACAACATAGTGTGTGACACTGTGGAGACCGCCCAGGCTTGTGTGGAGTTCCTCAAGCGTCACGACATAGGACGAGCCACTTTCATAGCGCTCGACAAGCAGCAGCATCTGAAGCAATATTACGAGAGGAATGTTACGTA tcCAGAAAACGCGCCTCGTCTATTCGACCTGGTCAAACTAAAAGATTTACGAGTCCAACCGGCGTTCTACTTCGCATTGCGCGACACACTAGTCGCGAACGATCTAGAACAAGCGACGCGGATATCGTACGGAACCACCAGATATAGGGTGGTCACTCTCAAGGGCGACGTCATTGAGATTGCCG GCACGATGTCGGGCGGCGGCCGCAGCGCCGCGCGCGGGCGCCTGTGcagcgccggcgccggcggcggcggccggGACCCCGCGCTGCTGCAGGACAAGGAAAACAAACTTAACAGCTTGGAGATGAG GCTAACGGAGCTTCGCAATGAACAAGTCAACTTAGAAGATTCGGTGGTGTCACTACAGAGGAGCACTCGCGAAGGAAAGACTACATTACATAAGCTAAATGTGGAACTCAACAGCCTGACTGAACAACTGCCTGTTTTAAAG AACCAAATAAAGCATCAAGAAGTCAAGGCCTCGTCGAGCAAAGTGGACTCGAAACATAAAGCGAAGTTGGAAGCCGCTTTGAAAATAGCGGAGGAAAAACTGGACAACGCTAAACACGACGCTGGCGAG gtagaAAAAGAGGTTCACGGCGTGGACGCACAAATATCTGCGGTGGCGGGCGGCAAAGTCAAGGATTTACAGAAAAACGTCGATGAGCTGACCAAAAAAATCGATAAAGTCTCCACTGAGATCACAAAGTTGCGCGTCGCTATTAACACCAGCATAAG GAACGCGAAGAAGTCCAAAGACAAGATAAACCTAATGGAAGCTGATTTGTCGGAGACGGAGAAGAATTTGGAGAATCTGAACAATCAGAAGAAACAGCTCACTCTTGACACTGCGCAGCTGCAGAAGAAATTTGATGAG CTAGAGGAGCAAATAAACGAAGGTATTGGTGAGTTCTCGGAACTAAAGCAGGAGATAGCGAAACTGCAGAGCAAGGAGAATAAGATCAAGAGTGAGCGGTTGGAGGCCAACAACGCCGTGGACAAGATGAGCAAGACCATACTGGACTGTCGGAGCAAGGCGCCCATGTGGGACAAGGAG CTGAAGACCCTGAAGCTAGAAGATCCAGGTTTAGACGGTATACCCGGCATAGAGCGGCCGTCGCCGCTAGACAAACACACAGCAGAAGAGTTAGAGGAGTCTTCGGTAGAAGAGCTGCGGAACAGACTGGCGGCGCAGAAGACGCGGCTGGGAGATGCCAAACCCAACATACAGGCTATACAG GACTATAAAACGAAAGAGGAGTTATATATAAAGCGCGCAGCAGAACTAGACGAGATCACCACAAAGAGGAACGAGATGCGGGCGCTCTACGACCAGCTGAGGAAGAAGCGCACCACTGACTTCTTGTGCG GTTTCAACACGATAACGAGTAAACTGAAGGAGATGTACCAAATGATCACTTTGGGAGGCGACGCCGAATTAGAATTAGTCGATTCGTTAGATCCTTTCACAGAGGGCATCATATTTAG CGTCCGTCCCCCGAACAAATCGTGGAAGAACATATCTAACTTGTCCGGAGGCGAGAAGACTCTATCGTCTCTAGCGCTCGTGTTCGCGCTACATTACTACAAGCCCACGCCGCTCTACGTCATGGACGAGATCGACGCGGCTCTAGATTTCAAGAACGTCTCTATTGTGGCTAATTATATTAAG gAGCGCACGCGAAACGCGCAGTTCATAATAATATCCCTGCGATACAACATGTTTGAAGTCTCCAACAGACTGGTCGGCATCTACAAGACAGAGGACTGCACAAAGTCTGTTACCATAGAGAATAAAGTGCCTGAACACGTCAATGATGTCGCTGGTTAA
- the LOC128680898 gene encoding uncharacterized protein LOC128680898, producing MDLQKSCEIINKIKLFYEKLETSKYVMNNYYADAYLEKLKDMDDPEVAQIFLPPVVGYMTDMLSHCLIRSENYHISVRIFFTKILGQVCTKELYFVKVFDQSSDYINKCFKNIHSTDMNKSLIVAYLELAILLIDHGSGLEWILKTGIWKDVLMLVNKNIFFIVRHVYKFVSKFMWSLNDIGDLNNLNAALNFILAPIEEFGLINQAIISDEYETEVCKKIEPMCHMLLAIFTEKDRVHTSNKLMNCLLNERFLTHKIGICLNKLRSEEIVILCTKVSFWATLANIFQWKPLEPGVMYSKEDFLGLLAFYYSTLKFLTLRRNPKLVIDYGSACCIIWDTIWQKQMPFLKYNNKNIEMQSQMMFITVMPLLIWVTRNKKYTEIMEDEIVVKNVTTMMNNAHVEHTMRAGYNLRDVIFETDSVMQTLTHSMKMLNRIKTRITDEMATLLFQCLFFILRSYNEEEISVDEVNCSKVQKINLYSHMMEIMLSLVKHYNITWNESLEVLNLYSLVHGILKKPDLPSKFVIVSLTVLAFSVKKFLTPNLSLLLESTPGSAVHEIGSLIHLKMNDEDWEVRDSALELLFVCTDISFIKFPPFQKQIIAEKLINVAAGIALNDRESYVQASALKCLGAAARVSCVWEQLKAEYPNILELLLSTLCMNPDGMVRKEACTVLCEIYQHVKMLPCAKRCLYEHMVSAALNDFHWEVQISALRFWRHVIKTLLTDQGMLDGTFPPVTFSKESRKIVHLNPTEIQRRLMKVLDELSAIGCLSVLVKLLNEETEVDIMELTLNISLEFLEILDNYNLSECFKVMENDLRIEEITYQIVEDDDEAMDITPSTSEKAEGIIDGILKSDDVNLLSNIYERHMSMDASESRIKPKIRLQKFATPSLFVVYVKSKDFKALLDHKKQWKKGVRSLSALLDDFLGYECNEEVNSLDCY from the exons ATGGATCTACAAAAATCTTGtgaaattatcaataaaattaagttattctATGAAAAATTGGAGACTTCTAAATATGTCATGAATAACTATTATGCCGATGCCTATCTTGAAAAACTTAAGGATATGGATGACCCAG AAGTGGCTCAAATCTTCTTGCCGCCAGTGGTGGGTTACATGACTGACATGCTCTCACATTGTCTGATTCGCTCTGAAAACTACCACATTTCTGTGAGAATATTCTTCACCAAAATTTTAGGACAAGTCTGCACCAAAGAACTCTATTTTGTGAAGGTTTTTGACCAAAGCTCTGATTACATCAATAAAtgcttcaaaaatattcactCTACAGATATGAATAAGAGTTTAATAGTGGCATACTTAGAATTGGCTATCTTGCTTATAGATCATGGCTCCGGATTGGAATGGATATTAAAAACAGGAATATGGAAAGATGTTCTCATGTtggtcaataaaaatatctttttcatAGTTCGTCATGTTTACAAGTTTGTTTCCAAATTCATGTGGTCACTCAATGATATTGGCGACTTGAACAATTTGAACGCAGCTTTAAACTTTATTCTGGCACCTATTGAGGAATTTGGGCTTATTAATCAAGCTATAATAAGCGATGAGTATGAAACTGAAGTGTGCAAGAAGATTGAGCCTATGTGCCATATGCTTTTAGCAATATTTACCGAGAAAGATCGCGTACACACATCCAATAAACTTATGAATTGTCTGTTGAATGAACGCTTCCTTACTCACAAAATAGGGATCTGTCTGAACAAATTACGGTCAGAAGAAATAGTGATCTTGTGCACCAAAGTGTCCTTTTGGGCAACATTGGCTAACATATTTCAATGGAAGCCTTTGGAACCAGGAGTTATGTACTCGAAAGAGGATTTTCTTGGACTGCTGGCTTTTTATTATAGCACATTAAAGTTTTTGACACTGAGACGAAATCCCAAGTTGGTGATAGACTACGGGTCAGCTTGCTGCATCATTTGGGATACCATATGGCAGAAACAGATGCCTTTTTTgaagtataataacaaaaatatagaaatgcaGAGCCAGATGATGTTCATAACTGTGATGCCTCTATTGATTTGGGTAACAAGGAATAAGAAATATACAGAAATAATGGAGGACGAAATAGTTGTTAAGAATGTGACAACAATGATGAATAATGCTCATGTGGAGCATACAATGCGTGCGGGATATAATTTGAGAGATGTCATCTTTGAGACAGATAGTGTGATGCAAACATTGACTCACAGCATGAAAATGCTGAATCGTATTAAAACTCGTATAACAGATGAGATGGCAACACTACTGTTTCAATGTTTATTCTTTATACTGAGAAGCTACAATGAAGAAGAGATCAGTGTAGACGAAGTAAATTGTTCAAAGGTACAGAAAATCAATTTGTACAGCCACATGATGGAGATCATGCTGTCGCTGgtgaaacattataatatcacATGGAACGAGAGTTTGGAGGTGCTAAACTTGTATAGTCTGGTGCATGGAATACTGAAAAAGCCCGACTTACCATCTAAG TTTGTTATAGTTTCTCTAACCGTCCTGGCATTCTCTGTGAAGAAGTTCCTAACACCGAACCTATCACTTCTGCTGGAGTCCACTCCAGGGTCTGCAGTGCACGAGATAGGATCCCTGATACACCTCAAGATGAACGATGAGGATTGGGAAGTGAGGGATTCAGCTTTGGAATTGCTTTTTGTTTGCACGGACATATCTTTTATTA AATTCCCGCCTTTTCAAAAGCAAATCATAGCGGAGAAACTAATCAACGTGGCGGCGGGTATTGCGTTAAACGACCGGGAGTCGTACGTGCAGGCCTCCGCCCTCAAGTGCCTCGGCGCCGCCGCCCGGGTGTCCTGCGTGTGGGAACAGCTCAAGGCTGAATACCCTAATATACTC GAACTACTTCTGTCAACTCTATGCATGAATCCAGATGGAATGGTGCGGAAAGAGGCCTGTACCGTTCTCTGTGAAATTTACCAACACGTGAAAATGTTACCGTGCGCCAAACGATGCCTTTACGAACATATGGTATCGGCTGCTTTGAACGACTTCCATTGGGAAGTCCAGATCAGTGCGCTCAGATTCTGGCGACACGTCATAAAAACGTTGCTCACAGACCAAGGCATGTTGGACGGTACCTTCCCACCTGTGACGTTTTCGAAAGAATCTCGCAAAATAGTCCATTTAAACCCGACAGAAATCCAAAGAAGACTGATGAAGGTTTTAGACGAACTGTCCGCAATAGGCTGCTTGTCTGTTCTAGTCAAATTATTGAATGAAGAAACCGAGGTTGATATAATGGAGTTAACATTAAACATATCATTGGAATTTTTAGAGATTTTAGACAATTACAACTTGTCGGAATGTTTTAAagtgatggaaaacgatttaaGAATTGAAGAAATTACATACCAAATTGTTGAAGATGATGATGAGGCTATGGATATCACGCCTTCTACTTCAGAAAAAGCTGAAGGTATAATTGATGGAATATTAAAGTCTGACGATGTCAATTTACTTTCAAACATATACGAACGCCATATGAGCATGGATGCTTCGGAATCAAGAATAAAACCGAAAATAAGATTGCAGAAGTTTGCGACTCCTAGTTTGTTTGTGGTTTACGTGAAAAGCAAAGATTTTAAAGCTTTGCTAGATCACAAAAAGCAGTGGAAGAAAGGCGTGCGGAGTCTGTCGGCGCTGTTAGATGATTTTCTTGGTTACGAGTGCAATGAAGAAGTTAATTCGTTAGACTGTTATTGA